The following DNA comes from Calditrichota bacterium.
TTGCGAGATGGGCGGCCACCGGGGGAACCATTGACCGGAGGGGCCTGTACAGCGCCGGAAGCGATACCGGTTTCTACTACGTGACGGCCGAAGATTCGCTGAGCGGGATTACGGGAGCAGCGGTGGTTTGGATTTCGACAATCACCAAAATCGATGCCGAAAAGAATGCCAAACCGCCAACCCGGTTTACTCTGTTCCAAAACTATCCCAATCCGTTCAACCCGGAAACGACCATTCGGTTCGACGTCGTAAAGTCCTGTCACGTGCAGCTCACACTTTACGATCTTCAGGGGCGCGTGGTGAAAAAGCTTGTCGACGGAGAATTTTCTCCCGGCCGCTACAAGGTAAAAATTCGTGCGACCCATTTATCCTCCGGCCTGTATTTGTACTCCATAAAAATGGGGGATTTTCACGCTGTGAGGAAGATGCTCATTTTGAAATAGGTCGTGTCGGCGAAAAACAGGATTCCATTTTTTAAGAGTGGAATCAATTTGACTCCCGGCTTCCTGTGGTCAACCCGGTTGGTGTGCAATTCGCCATGTCGAATTGGCTCATGAATACGATGTCTTCGCGTTTGCAACCGCCGGGTTGTCATCTGGAGTGGTCGTCTGCAAAATTCAGATAGATCCCTTCCGGTCCACACGAAAAATAGCGGTTGTAGAATTATATGGACAACTGCACGCCTCATGCAGCCTGTCGATTATTCTTCACTCGTGTAGAATAGTCTGCACGTTCCTTCATTTTTCCTGTTCCCTACACTTTTGGAAAAAGTCAATAAAACAACGACCTATCCATGTCGATGAAATTTGGCATAACTATTGATGCCTATTTCCGAAACTTCGTGCCTGACGAACTAATTTAAAGGAGATTTAAAATGGGAATGAAACGTTTGATGGGTGTTGTCATTATGGCGTTATTGATTGTTTCGGTGAGTTTAGCTCAGGAAACGCCGCAAAAGAAAAGTGATGTTAAATCATCAAAAACGGTTACCTGCGCTGTTTGTGGAATGAAGCTGCCTATTGCAAAAGCCGGGGCCAAAACCACCTACAAAGGCCAAACCTATTACTTTTGCAGTACGGCCGAAAAGGCCAAATTTCAGAAAAACCCCGAAAAATATATTTCCACATCCAAGAAAGACCGCTTAAAACCGGCCAGGGTAGAGAATGAATCCGTTGAAGGCCACATGCGGGGGATGAAAGGCATGGCCGCAAAAGCAGCTGAATTTGCGGTCGACCCGGTTTGTGGAATGAAAGTCAATCCTAAATCTGCAAAATATAAAACCAACTACAAGGGCAAAACATATTATTTTTGTGCCAAAGACGATCTGAATACCTTTAAGAAAAATCCCTCAAAATACATCAAATGATGACATTCTTCGGGCGAAAGGTTATATTCTTGTCTGATGAAATGTATTCGGGCCACCTTGCGGAGGGTTCAAACCTTCGCAAGGTTTCTCTTAACGAACGACGAATCTGGAAGCGGAAATGAATGTAAAAAAAATTGCATTAGTATTGGTTATAGGAAGTTTCATAGGTACGGGCGTGCTTTTTGCCCAACAGGAAAAAACGGATTCACGGACTGAATTGCAACAGTTGATCCAACTGGCCCTGAAGAAAAACCCCGGATTGCGGGCCAAAGCACTTCTGGTGGAATCGGTACGGACCAGAATCCCACAGGCAGGTGCCTTGCCGGATCCGCTTTTGAGCATCAGTTTGATGAATATGCCCATTAATTCTTTTTCATTTGATCAGGAACCCATGACCGGCAAACAGGTGGCCTTGATGCAAAAAATTCCATTTCCCGGGAAATTGGGATTAAAGCAGTCCATTGCCGAGTCCTCATTTGAAGTCGAGAAGTTCCGCAAAAAAGAATATGAAAATCAATTGATAGGCGCTATCAAAAAGACCTATTTCAGTCTTTTTGCTGTTGATCAAGTGCTTCGTGTGACGGAAAAAAATCTGCAGCTTTTGCAGGAATTTATTCGAATTGCCGAAACCCGCTATTCCGTGGGGAAAGGCCTTCAACAGGATGTTTTGAAAGCCCAGGTGGAACATTCTAAATTGTTGGACCAGCAGATTACACTCCGGCAGCGAAGGCGATCTCTTCAGGCAAAATTAAATTCGCTGGTCAACCGCTCCGTTGACACAACCATTCCGGAAATATCAACCCTTCATTTGGATTCACTCCATCTGGAGCCCCCGGAACTGGAAAAAATCGCCTTCGAAAGCCGCCCGTTTTTACACGCTCTCCAGACGCGTATTCAAAAATCACAGCAGGCGGTTCGTTTGGCCCAAAAAGGTTTTTTCCCCGATTTTAGTCTTGGCGTGGCTTACACACAGCGGAACCGCCTCCGAAACGGCATGGCCGGTATTGATTACGTTTCCGCCGTCATTTCCATCAACCTGCCCGTTTATTTTGCGAAAAAGCAGTCACAAAAAGTGAGCGAAATGCGCGCAAAGAAAACGGAAGCAGAAGAGACCTTTCAAAATACCTTGAATATGATTCGGTTTCAGATTGAAGATGCGTGGTCGCGTGTTCAAAAAAATAAGCGCCAGTTGGAGCTTCTGAATACGGGCATTCTTCCACAGGCATCGCAATCGCTGGATGCCGCCCTGGCGGGATATCAAGTGGGAAAAATTGATTTTTTAACCCTGTTAAATAATCAGCGAACGCTTTTTATGTACGAAAGTCAATATTACCAGGCCCTGGCTGCGTATGAGAAAAGCTTGGCCGACCTGGAAGTGATTGTGGGGA
Coding sequences within:
- a CDS encoding YHS domain-containing protein, translating into MKRLMGVVIMALLIVSVSLAQETPQKKSDVKSSKTVTCAVCGMKLPIAKAGAKTTYKGQTYYFCSTAEKAKFQKNPEKYISTSKKDRLKPARVENESVEGHMRGMKGMAAKAAEFAVDPVCGMKVNPKSAKYKTNYKGKTYYFCAKDDLNTFKKNPSKYIK
- a CDS encoding TolC family protein, which translates into the protein MNVKKIALVLVIGSFIGTGVLFAQQEKTDSRTELQQLIQLALKKNPGLRAKALLVESVRTRIPQAGALPDPLLSISLMNMPINSFSFDQEPMTGKQVALMQKIPFPGKLGLKQSIAESSFEVEKFRKKEYENQLIGAIKKTYFSLFAVDQVLRVTEKNLQLLQEFIRIAETRYSVGKGLQQDVLKAQVEHSKLLDQQITLRQRRRSLQAKLNSLVNRSVDTTIPEISTLHLDSLHLEPPELEKIAFESRPFLHALQTRIQKSQQAVRLAQKGFFPDFSLGVAYTQRNRLRNGMAGIDYVSAVISINLPVYFAKKQSQKVSEMRAKKTEAEETFQNTLNMIRFQIEDAWSRVQKNKRQLELLNTGILPQASQSLDAALAGYQVGKIDFLTLLNNQRTLFMYESQYYQALAAYEKSLADLEVIVGKPLLDEQSER
- a CDS encoding T9SS type A sorting domain-containing protein, with the protein product ARWAATGGTIDRRGLYSAGSDTGFYYVTAEDSLSGITGAAVVWISTITKIDAEKNAKPPTRFTLFQNYPNPFNPETTIRFDVVKSCHVQLTLYDLQGRVVKKLVDGEFSPGRYKVKIRATHLSSGLYLYSIKMGDFHAVRKMLILK